The following are encoded in a window of Acidimicrobiales bacterium genomic DNA:
- a CDS encoding chorismate mutase has protein sequence MGPELNRRPDGLTADPDESLESFRASIDNIDAAIIHLLAERFKITRRVGEYKRRHDLSPADPERETQQIERLRALAQDADLDPEFGEAVIRFIISEVIRHHEKGRS, from the coding sequence ATGGGCCCTGAGCTGAACCGGCGTCCCGATGGTCTCACCGCCGACCCCGACGAGTCTCTCGAATCGTTCCGCGCCAGCATCGACAACATCGACGCGGCGATCATCCACTTGCTGGCCGAGCGGTTCAAGATCACCCGCCGGGTGGGCGAGTACAAGCGTCGCCACGACCTGTCGCCCGCCGATCCCGAGCGCGAGACCCAACAGATCGAACGGCTCCGAGCCCTGGCCCAGGACGCCGACCTCGATCCCGAGTTCGGCGAGGCCGTGATCCGGTTCATCATCTCCGAGGTGATCCGCCACCACGAGAAGGGCCGTTCCTGA
- a CDS encoding diguanylate cyclase, whose protein sequence is MSAIAHRRRSKGSAAGARTRFGLLVPLLAGAAILAVVVAGALATGRSNLAAAKEARLRDRTEMVARFDQTGSQTYRNEVGGRYEAVAPFSPTDIDQNEMLLRAVRASPAGQELVAAAVVDRDGTVVGSRPSDLDLPTGAIDEAIDRALTGGTAVTNVFTLDGEPVWAVLNPVGLDQPWGALVMIEPLTTGWLHHLYDALGPLGTGAGGLTAIDRNGVVVASWDGSSIGEPFGDIPPTGITPEPLTTVTEVDGETVVRIATSTPGHATTLIYEQSEDALYADLVEAQQRHDRLVIGAALLAILLLVAFSSARQRALRRSEARTTELLSHARDVVLVVDGDGTLRFVSPALTTMLGYDPDDLVGARLPDLLTPHAADAVSAGIAEAVATGHCSVLGVEVAHANGRPLWFDLHLADRPHPDIDGVLVTCHEIGDRRQLEEELSFRARHDALTGLGNRATFDAALADLASGDGPLAVMMIDLDRFKQLNDNLGHDAGDAALRVIADALRQGVRASDVVCRLGGDEFGVITPNTDVAQAVQLAERLVDRVEDAWPPIEDTVRLGASIGVVTAHAPIHHPERLLRDADSAMYQAKLRGGSQVESVEASPEPPGRSHRSSSTDDDADADADHADADADHATNDADHTTNDAEVETVVEHSRTAAAGPVQPHRRRRRHGAVTWGLTLVVAVAVVAAGVSRSEARIDELEQDRISDRTAVSSAIAENVAALVDLEALIPLVASTPWPFEESPAIVDYVLSRYADTGALGDGALAAVATRDGTVVASHPSGTHLAIEPDDELWQEAFDGTPYASPLTHDGTNPRIYYVIPITTDDPIELVLVMGADPTQTSWSEPLATLGALSPGPGGLSIVDVNGVAASSWDESLVGEQLIDPADLTTVDRDVPFVDRDGGDDGDQVHIAVEIPDSHSPTFAVWTQSHASLFGDLHAGQRPRDVALVVVLLIAFAGLTFVNHRRERQLRRSDELIDTLLQEAHDVLVVTSPELKVRFVSAAASRHLGVDRHSLVDRPLDDLLGAEASEAVAAQVADASPGQSFAVDRVMVPASDGTERHFDIDIADLCRHPGIGGYLLTCHEVGDRTKLEVLLSRLASRDPLTGLVNRAQFGVHLDELSGRRETQTGTDAVVFVDLDHFKPVNDEFGHQAGDHLLQIIATRFEEAVRAEDIVCRLGGDEFALLLTDCDLETAEATVQRLLATIRHPVALDQGVVALDASIGVALSHHDITNAEQLVREADQAMYAAKRAGRGRYVLEP, encoded by the coding sequence ATGTCTGCCATCGCCCACCGCCGCCGATCGAAGGGGTCCGCTGCCGGCGCGCGGACCCGGTTCGGTCTCCTGGTACCACTCCTCGCCGGCGCCGCCATCCTCGCGGTGGTGGTCGCCGGCGCCCTCGCGACGGGGCGGTCCAACCTGGCGGCCGCCAAGGAGGCCCGGCTCCGGGACCGGACCGAGATGGTCGCCCGCTTCGACCAGACCGGGTCCCAGACCTACCGCAACGAGGTCGGGGGTCGGTACGAGGCGGTCGCCCCGTTCTCGCCCACCGACATCGACCAGAACGAGATGCTGCTGAGAGCGGTCCGGGCCAGTCCGGCCGGCCAGGAGCTGGTCGCAGCCGCGGTCGTCGACCGCGACGGAACGGTGGTGGGATCCCGTCCCAGCGACCTGGACCTGCCCACGGGAGCGATCGACGAGGCCATCGACCGCGCGCTCACCGGCGGCACCGCCGTGACCAACGTGTTCACCCTCGACGGCGAACCGGTGTGGGCGGTCCTGAACCCCGTCGGCTTGGACCAACCCTGGGGCGCGCTGGTGATGATCGAACCGCTCACCACCGGATGGTTGCACCACCTCTACGACGCGCTGGGCCCACTCGGAACCGGCGCCGGCGGCCTCACCGCGATCGACCGCAACGGTGTGGTCGTGGCCTCCTGGGACGGGAGCTCGATCGGCGAGCCGTTCGGCGACATCCCCCCTACGGGGATCACCCCTGAACCGCTGACCACCGTCACCGAGGTCGACGGCGAGACCGTCGTGCGGATCGCCACCTCGACCCCCGGACATGCCACCACCCTCATCTACGAGCAGTCCGAGGACGCGCTGTACGCGGATCTCGTCGAAGCCCAGCAGCGCCACGACCGGCTGGTCATCGGTGCGGCGCTGCTCGCGATCCTGTTGCTCGTCGCGTTCAGTTCGGCCCGCCAGCGGGCACTGCGACGCTCCGAAGCCCGGACCACCGAGCTGCTCAGCCACGCCCGTGACGTGGTGCTGGTGGTCGACGGCGACGGGACCCTGCGGTTCGTGAGCCCAGCGCTCACCACCATGCTCGGCTACGACCCCGACGACCTGGTCGGCGCCCGACTTCCGGATCTGTTGACCCCTCATGCCGCGGATGCGGTCAGCGCCGGGATCGCGGAGGCGGTGGCGACCGGACACTGCTCGGTCCTGGGGGTCGAGGTTGCCCATGCCAACGGTCGTCCCCTCTGGTTCGACCTCCACCTCGCCGACCGGCCCCATCCCGACATCGACGGGGTGCTGGTCACCTGCCACGAGATCGGGGATCGTCGCCAGCTCGAGGAGGAGCTCAGCTTCCGGGCGCGCCACGACGCGCTGACCGGCCTCGGCAACCGCGCCACCTTCGACGCTGCGCTGGCCGACCTCGCCTCCGGTGACGGACCACTGGCGGTCATGATGATCGACCTGGACCGGTTCAAGCAGCTCAACGACAACCTGGGCCACGACGCCGGCGACGCCGCGCTGCGAGTCATCGCCGACGCCCTCCGCCAGGGGGTGCGGGCGAGCGATGTGGTGTGCCGTCTCGGTGGCGACGAGTTCGGCGTGATCACCCCGAACACCGACGTGGCTCAGGCGGTGCAGCTGGCGGAGCGCCTGGTCGACCGGGTGGAGGATGCCTGGCCGCCGATCGAGGACACGGTCCGGCTCGGGGCGAGCATCGGCGTGGTGACGGCTCACGCGCCGATACATCACCCCGAGCGTCTGCTCCGCGACGCCGACAGCGCGATGTACCAGGCCAAGCTGCGAGGCGGTAGCCAGGTGGAGAGCGTCGAGGCTTCGCCGGAGCCACCGGGGAGGTCCCATCGGTCGTCGAGCACCGACGACGACGCCGACGCCGACGCCGATCACGCCGACGCCGACGCCGATCACGCCACCAACGACGCCGATCACACCACCAACGACGCCGAGGTCGAGACCGTCGTCGAGCACTCACGGACAGCCGCCGCGGGTCCGGTGCAGCCGCATCGACGTCGTCGCCGCCACGGTGCGGTCACCTGGGGACTCACCCTCGTGGTGGCGGTGGCGGTGGTGGCCGCCGGCGTCTCCCGCAGCGAGGCCCGCATCGACGAGCTCGAACAGGACCGGATCTCGGACCGCACGGCGGTGAGCTCGGCCATCGCCGAGAACGTCGCCGCCCTGGTCGATCTGGAAGCGCTCATCCCGCTGGTGGCGTCCACGCCCTGGCCCTTCGAGGAGTCACCGGCGATCGTCGACTACGTGTTGAGCCGCTACGCCGACACCGGCGCGCTGGGCGACGGGGCGCTCGCAGCGGTCGCCACCCGCGACGGCACCGTGGTCGCCTCGCACCCCTCTGGCACCCACCTCGCCATCGAGCCCGACGACGAGCTGTGGCAAGAGGCCTTCGACGGAACGCCCTACGCCAGCCCGCTCACCCACGACGGCACCAACCCCCGCATCTACTACGTCATACCGATCACGACCGACGACCCGATCGAGCTGGTGCTGGTCATGGGGGCCGACCCGACCCAGACGTCGTGGTCGGAACCGCTCGCCACCCTCGGCGCCCTGTCCCCGGGGCCCGGCGGCCTGTCGATCGTGGACGTCAACGGCGTGGCGGCCAGCTCGTGGGACGAGAGCCTGGTCGGCGAGCAGCTGATCGATCCCGCAGACCTGACCACCGTGGACCGGGATGTTCCCTTCGTCGACCGCGACGGAGGCGACGACGGCGACCAGGTCCACATCGCCGTCGAGATCCCCGACTCTCACAGCCCCACCTTCGCGGTCTGGACCCAGTCCCACGCCTCACTGTTCGGCGACCTGCACGCCGGGCAGCGGCCCCGCGACGTGGCGTTGGTGGTGGTGCTGCTCATCGCCTTCGCGGGGCTCACGTTCGTGAACCATCGCCGGGAGCGACAGCTTCGGCGCAGCGACGAGCTGATCGACACCTTGTTGCAGGAGGCCCACGACGTGCTGGTCGTCACCAGCCCGGAGCTGAAGGTCCGCTTCGTGAGCGCAGCCGCGTCGCGTCACCTCGGCGTCGACCGTCACTCCCTCGTCGATCGGCCCCTCGACGACCTGCTGGGTGCCGAGGCCAGCGAGGCGGTGGCCGCCCAGGTGGCCGACGCCTCGCCCGGCCAGTCGTTCGCGGTCGACCGGGTCATGGTCCCCGCGTCCGACGGCACCGAGCGTCACTTCGACATCGACATCGCCGATCTGTGCCGCCATCCCGGCATCGGCGGCTACCTCCTGACCTGTCACGAGGTGGGTGACCGCACCAAGCTGGAGGTCCTGCTGTCGCGCCTCGCCAGCCGTGACCCCCTGACCGGTCTGGTGAACCGGGCCCAGTTCGGGGTCCACCTGGACGAGCTCTCGGGTCGGCGGGAGACCCAGACCGGCACCGACGCGGTGGTCTTCGTCGACCTCGACCACTTCAAGCCGGTGAACGACGAGTTCGGCCACCAGGCCGGCGACCACCTGCTGCAGATCATCGCCACCCGGTTCGAGGAGGCGGTGCGCGCCGAGGACATCGTGTGTCGCCTGGGTGGTGACGAGTTCGCACTGCTGCTCACCGACTGCGATCTCGAGACCGCCGAGGCCACGGTCCAACGGCTCCTGGCGACGATCCGTCACCCGGTGGCGCTCGACCAGGGCGTGGTCGCCCTCGATGCCAGCATCGGAGTGGCGCTGTCGCACCACGACATCACCAACGCCGAGCAGCTGGTCCGCGAAGCCGACCAGGCGATGTACGCCGCCAAGCGGGCGGGACGGGGGCGCTACGTCCTCGAACCGTGA
- a CDS encoding Na/Pi cotransporter family protein, which produces MPDTVSQLDWLSLVMGLAGGLALFLIGMGRVTASLKTIAGDRLRGALARLSSNRIAGAATGAGVTAVIQSSSVTSVLVVGFVSANLLSLTQASSVIVGSHLGTTVTAQVIAFDVTRYALGMLGIGALVGAVADREQWRQLGAMVAGLGFVFFGLGVMSEAMEPLGSYQPFLDLLADDQTPLMALLAGAGFTALVQSSSATTGIVVVMAAQGLVGLETGIAIVLGAAIGTCVTALLAAIGRPPDAVRAAVVHVVVNTVGALVAVVLIAEIASVVTWLSPSPAVSGGEGPGATPRQIAHAATVFHAVNTVVFLVLLGPVVRFARRVVPETVGPAAPEVHEPLALDWGAVGTPVLALESARRATLQVGMWVRDMVERALPVATGGTKNQLDDLEAMDDWVDDSHAALVDYLREVSRGPLDDDQRGELLGLLEMANELEQLADLVETNLVATGRARLGGRVSVSEQTMAILGELHGVVIGAIDDSLAALGERDAAAADRVVDSKARFKDLEEVMISHLAERLAAPEPQRVAAYSVEVELVEGLRRAHGGCRRIARAARRSIITEDEPVPGRDPG; this is translated from the coding sequence GTGCCCGACACCGTCTCCCAGCTCGATTGGTTGTCCCTCGTCATGGGACTGGCCGGGGGGCTTGCCCTGTTCCTCATCGGCATGGGGCGGGTCACGGCGTCGCTCAAGACGATCGCGGGAGACCGCCTCCGGGGTGCCCTCGCTCGCCTGTCCTCGAACCGGATCGCCGGCGCCGCAACCGGAGCGGGGGTGACCGCGGTGATCCAGTCGTCGTCGGTCACCAGCGTCCTGGTCGTCGGCTTCGTCTCGGCCAACCTGCTGTCGCTCACCCAGGCGTCGTCGGTCATCGTCGGCTCGCACCTCGGCACCACCGTCACCGCCCAGGTCATCGCGTTCGACGTCACCCGCTACGCGCTCGGGATGCTCGGCATCGGAGCCCTCGTCGGCGCGGTGGCCGATCGCGAGCAGTGGCGTCAGCTCGGAGCGATGGTCGCCGGCCTCGGGTTCGTGTTCTTCGGCCTGGGGGTCATGTCCGAGGCCATGGAGCCCCTCGGCTCCTATCAGCCGTTCCTCGACCTGTTGGCCGACGACCAGACGCCGCTCATGGCGTTGTTGGCGGGAGCGGGCTTCACCGCGCTCGTGCAGTCGTCGAGCGCCACCACCGGCATCGTCGTGGTGATGGCCGCCCAGGGTCTGGTCGGGCTCGAGACCGGCATCGCCATCGTGCTCGGTGCCGCCATCGGAACCTGTGTCACCGCGCTGCTCGCCGCGATCGGCCGTCCGCCCGACGCGGTGAGAGCGGCGGTGGTGCACGTGGTCGTCAACACCGTCGGGGCGCTCGTCGCGGTGGTGCTCATCGCCGAGATCGCTTCGGTGGTGACCTGGTTGAGCCCGTCGCCCGCGGTGTCGGGGGGTGAGGGGCCGGGGGCCACGCCCCGCCAGATCGCCCACGCGGCCACCGTCTTCCACGCCGTCAACACCGTGGTGTTCCTGGTGCTGCTCGGTCCGGTCGTCCGCTTCGCCCGCCGGGTGGTCCCCGAGACGGTCGGGCCCGCCGCGCCGGAGGTGCACGAACCGCTCGCGCTCGACTGGGGAGCGGTCGGCACGCCGGTGCTGGCACTGGAGAGCGCCCGACGGGCGACGCTGCAGGTGGGCATGTGGGTCCGTGACATGGTCGAACGTGCGCTGCCCGTCGCCACCGGCGGCACCAAGAACCAGCTCGATGATCTCGAAGCCATGGACGACTGGGTCGACGATTCCCACGCCGCGCTGGTCGACTACCTGCGCGAGGTCAGCCGCGGACCGCTCGACGACGACCAGCGGGGAGAGCTGCTCGGCCTGCTGGAGATGGCCAACGAGCTGGAGCAGCTGGCCGACCTGGTCGAGACCAACCTGGTGGCGACCGGTCGGGCCCGGCTGGGCGGCCGGGTGTCGGTCAGCGAGCAGACCATGGCGATCCTGGGTGAGCTGCACGGAGTCGTGATCGGCGCCATCGACGACTCGCTGGCCGCCCTCGGCGAGCGCGATGCGGCAGCCGCCGATCGGGTGGTCGACTCCAAGGCCCGGTTCAAGGATCTCGAGGAGGTCATGATCAGCCACCTGGCCGAGCGCCTGGCTGCACCCGAACCCCAGCGGGTCGCGGCCTACAGCGTCGAGGTCGAGCTCGTCGAGGGGCTTCGCCGGGCCCATGGCGGGTGTCGTCGCATCGCCCGTGCCGCTCGGCGTTCGATCATCACCGAGGACGAGCCGGTTCCCGGCCGGGACCCCGGGTAG
- a CDS encoding DUF4395 domain-containing protein translates to MARFFTFPNPVNEVAARAVAAGVVVLSVLYLVTGHPAVLVVLAYGFVARVASGPRFSPLGLLATRVIAPRLPHRTKLVPGPPKRFAQSIGAVFSVGALVAHLAGATGAATVLIAGLVAAAGLEAVFALCLGCRIFALLMRLGVVPEAVCADCADISNRIATPVDSAA, encoded by the coding sequence GTGGCTCGGTTCTTCACTTTCCCCAACCCCGTCAACGAGGTCGCGGCTCGCGCCGTCGCCGCCGGGGTGGTCGTCCTGTCGGTGCTCTACCTCGTCACGGGCCACCCCGCCGTGCTGGTGGTGTTGGCCTACGGCTTCGTCGCTCGCGTCGCCAGCGGACCCCGGTTCAGCCCCTTGGGACTGCTCGCGACCCGGGTGATCGCTCCCCGCCTGCCGCATCGAACCAAGCTGGTGCCCGGGCCACCCAAGCGCTTCGCTCAGTCGATCGGTGCGGTGTTCAGCGTGGGCGCGCTGGTCGCGCACCTCGCCGGTGCCACCGGTGCGGCCACGGTGCTCATCGCCGGCCTCGTCGCCGCCGCCGGACTCGAAGCGGTGTTCGCCCTGTGCCTGGGTTGTCGCATCTTCGCGCTGCTGATGCGCCTCGGCGTCGTCCCCGAGGCAGTCTGTGCCGACTGCGCCGACATCAGCAATCGCATCGCCACGCCGGTGGATTCCGCGGCCTGA